One part of the Schistocerca piceifrons isolate TAMUIC-IGC-003096 chromosome 7, iqSchPice1.1, whole genome shotgun sequence genome encodes these proteins:
- the LOC124805272 gene encoding uncharacterized protein LOC124805272 translates to MMASSVMMLVPLLLAGHVLAKSCTLSDASTETFNVTTAHKTWYQQYRYHSKEVNRLGCLILTQDPGEAANQMTLSGAFSRDPSAAVTADVTIEGNRLHSTYYGKYGELLTAERNLVYGSADIFIEHFCMETGDEMTFIFTTAKKPSKQLVNQIWKEVDARPEIDRSKFEKVKC, encoded by the exons ATGATGGCTTCCTCTGTGATGATGCTGGTGCCGCTGCTCTTGGCTGGGCACGTCCTGGCTAAGTCCTGCACCCTGTCGGACGCCTCCACAGAGACTTTCAACGTCACCACA GCCCACAAGACGTGGTACCAGCAATACCGTTACCACTCGAAAGAGGTGAACCGCCTGGGCTGCCTCATCCTCACACAGGACCCTGGCGAGGCTGCTAACCAGATGACGCTCAGTGGCGCCTTCAGCAGGGACCCGTC AGCTGCTGTCACGGCCGATGTCACTATCGAGGGAAACCGCCTTCACAGTACCTACTACGGAAAGT ACGGTGAATTATTGACCGCTGAACGTAACCTCGTGTATGGAAGCGCAGACATTTTCATTGAACACTTCTGCATGGAAACTGGAG ATGAGATGACATTCATCTTTACTACCGCCAAGAAGCCGAGTAAACAGCTGGTCAACCAGATATGGAAAGAGGTCGACGCTCGCCCTGAAATCGATAGATCTAAATTCGAGAAAGTTAAATGTTAA